In Pseudoliparis swirei isolate HS2019 ecotype Mariana Trench chromosome 9, NWPU_hadal_v1, whole genome shotgun sequence, a genomic segment contains:
- the LOC130199965 gene encoding neural cell adhesion molecule L1-like protein gives MRSVGSMQLVLLVALTSTATGLHIPLEVEQPPAIITLTSGPIIALPFDKTITIRCEARGNPPPEYRWTKDSEEFVPPNITTDHTDGTFVLLDKHLVTFQGKYRCYASNKLGTAMTEEIELRVPSVPKFPKEVNVPIVVKEGEPITLECNPPEGVAPRQIYWMTLDLMHIDQDERTVEKDYCCFVAFNKIIIVQKTAMAVMVTNLKHGNESDDGGNSTEAPPARIPSMLLPSGVQTEKVLLMGENLQLECISQGYPTPTMSWIKMGDKLPLRTQFNNFGKLLSISSVDESDSGKYMCKAHNSEGEAVHYIDVIVEGPLCLTNLK, from the exons ATGAGGTCGGTGGGGAGCATGCAGCTTGTCCTGCTCGTGGCCTTGACCTCCACAGCCACAGGCCTCCACATCCCTCTGGAAG TGGAGCAGCCTCCAGCCATAATAACTCTCACATCTGGTCCTATTATTGCCCTCCCGTTTGACAAGACCATTACTATCAGGTGTGAAGCCAGAGGCAACCCACCACCAGA GTACAGATGGACAAAAGATAGCGAAGAATTTGTCCCTCCCAACATCACAACAGACCACACAGATGGCACCTTCGTGCTTCTCGACAAGCATCTTGTCACGTTTCAGGGTAAATACCGATGCTACGCTTCCAACAAGCTGGGAACTGCCATGACGGAGGAGATTGAACTGAGAGTCCCCA GTGTCCCCAAGTTTCCAAAGGAGGTTAATGTACCCATTGTTGTGAAGGAGGGAGAGCCGATCACCCTGGAGTGTAACCCTCCAGAAGGCGTGGCCCCACGTCAGATCTACTGGATGACTCTTG ATCTCATGCACATTGACCAGGATGAGAGG ACAGTCGAAAAGGACTACTGTTGCTTTGTTGCCTTCAACAAAATCATCATCGTCCAGAAAACCGCCATGGCTGTCATGGTCACCAACT TGAAACATGGCAATGAGTCTGATGACGGCGGCAATTCCA CTGAAGCCCCCCCAGCGAGAATACCCAGCATGCTGCTGCCCTCTGGTGTTCAGACAGAGAAAGTGCTGTTGATGGGAGAGAATCTGCAGCTCGAGTGTATATCACAGGGATA TCCCACTCCAACGATGTCATGGATAAAAATGGGAGACAAGCTGCCTCTACGGACACAATTTAACAACTTTGGAAAGCTGTTATCCATATCTTCTGTCGATGAGTCGGATAGTGGGAAATACATGTGTAAAGCCCACAACTCTGAAGGAGAGGCTGTCCACTACATTGATGTAATCGTGGAAG GTCCTCTGTGCCTTACAAATCTCAAGTGA